From the genome of Paraburkholderia largidicola:
AGCGCTGGTCAATAAAAATCGGCTATAGTGTAGCGATTGACGGCGGATTTCTTTTTCTTCGCCGGCAATAAAGTCAACCTGCAAAAAAACACGGAGTTTGCTATGAGCAACAAAGGGCAATTGTTACAAGACCCGTTTTTGAACGCACTGCGTAAAGAGCACGTGCCGGTCTCGATCTATCTGGTCAACGGCATCAAGCTTCAAGGGAACATTGAATCGTTCGACCAGTACGTCGTGTTGCTCCGGAATACGGTAACCCAGATGGTCTACAAGCACGCTATCTCGACTGTCGTGCCTGCCCGTCCGGTGAATTTCCACCCGGATTCCGAATCATCCTAACCTCTCGTCGCGGCCGGTCGAGCGTCGTCCGCAGGCGACACAGCCCGGCCGCTTCATTTTGACATCCACCAATTTGATCAACGCAGCGCTTGTCGGCATCGACTTCGGTAAGATCGATTTCGAAGCCAGTCTCGAAGAACTCAGCCTGCTCGCGCAAAGCGCGGGTGCCCATCCAGCTGTCACCCTCACCGGTCGCCGTTCCAGTCCCGATGCCGCCATGTTCGTCGGCAGCGGCAAGGCCGAGGAGTTGCGCCTCGCGTGCGAGGCGAACGACATCGACATCGTCATCTTCAACCACGCACTTGCGCCGGCGCAGCAGCGCAATCTTGAGCGTACGCTTAACAGACGTGTCGTCGACCGAACCAGCCTGATCCTCGATATCTTCGCGCAACGCGCGCGCAGTCACGAAGGCAAGCTGCAAGTCGAGCTCGCACAATTGCAATATCTCGCTACGCGCCTCATTCGCGCGTGGACCCACCTTGAGCGGCAAAAGGGCGGTATCGGCCTGCGCGGCCCGGGTGAAACGCAGCTCGAAACCGACCGCCGGCTGATCGGCGAGCGCATCAAGATGCTCAAGGGACGGCTCGAGAAGCTGCGCCGCCAGCACGGCACACAGCGCCGCGCGCGGGCGCGCAACCGTACGATGTCGGTGTCGCTGGTCGGCTATACGAACGCGGGCAAGTCAACGCTGTTCAACGCGCTGACCAAGGCGCAGGCCTACGCCGCGGACCAGCTGTTCGCCACGCTCGACACCACTTCCCGCCGCGTGTATCTCGGCGACGAGGTCGGGCAGATTGTCGTCTCGGACACCGTAGGATTCATCCGTGAGTTGCCTCACCAACTGGTGGCCGCTTTCCGCGCCACACTCGAGGAAACCATTCACGCGGACCTGTTGCTGCATGTGGTCGATGCATCGAGCGCAGTGCGGCTCGATCAGATCGATCAGGTCAACGACGTCCTGCGCGAGATCGGCGCGGACACCATCCGACAGGTGCTCGTGTTCAACAAGATCGACGCCGTGCCTGAACTGGCGGCCCGGGGCGACGCGGTCGAGCGGGACGAGTATGGTAATATTTCGCGCGTCTTTTTGAGCGCGCGCACGGGGCAAGGGCTGGACACACTGCGCGCTGCCATCGCCGAAATCGCAACTGCCGAACATCTGCCGGAGTCCGACGGTCTACTGTCGGAGGGAGGCCCGGAAGCGGCGGCACTTCATCAAGAGCAACGCGATGATGCAGGCGAAGACCACCGCGAAGACCGCAAGATCCCAGACACGGGCGCTGACCCGTTCCAATTGCATTGACCCGCTGTCTACTCTGGTGAACGAACACAGGTGAACGATTACAACGAGCGGAGTATCTGGCTGCGTCTGCGCGGCATGTTGTCGCTGAACGACCCGCGCTGGGGCCGGGGCGAAGGTAATGGCAATGGCGATCGCCAGCGTCTGAACGATTCGAAGCGTCCGCCCAACGGCAAGGACAGCGAAGGTCCGCCCGATCTCGACGAAATGTGGCGCGACTTCAACCGGCGTCTGTCGCGCATGTTCGGCCGCAAGGGAGGCGGCGGCGGTCCGCGTCCGGACAACGGCCGCGGCGCGCGCATCGGCGTCGGCATCATCATCGGCGTGCTGATTGCGATCTATCTCGGCAGCGGCGTGTTCGTCGTGCAGGACGGCCAGGCGGCCGTGGTGCTGCGCCTCGGGCAGTTGCAAGGCACGGTCGGGCAGGGTGTGCACTGGCGTCTGCCGTATCCGTTCGAATCCCATGAAACCGTCAACGTCGGCCAGGTGCGTTCAGTCGAGATCGGCCGCAACAACGTGGTGCGTCTCGCGAACGTCAAGGACGCGTCGATGCTCACGCACGACGCCGATATCGTCGACGTGCGCTTTGCCGTCCAGTACCAGATCCGCAAGCCGACCGACTACCTGTTCCGCAGTGCCGACCCGGATCAAAGCGTGACCCAGGCGGCACAGGCGGCCGTGCGCGAAATCGTCGGCTCGCGCAGCATGAACGACATCCTCTATCAGGACCGCGAGGCCATTCGCGCGCAACTGACGGAAGCCATCCAGCATTCCCTGGACGAATCTCACACGGGTCTCGCCGTCACGGGCGTAACGATTCAGAGCGTGCAGCCGCCGGACCAGGTTCAGTCCGCGTTCGACGACGCCGCCAAGGCGCGTCAGGATCGCGAGCGCGCCAAGCGCGATGCGCAGGCCTACGCGAACGAATTGCTGCCGCGCACGAAGGCGGAAGCCGAGCGCATGATCGACGACGCGAAGACCTACAGCGACCGCGTCGTCGCGCAGGCGGAAGGCGATGCCGAGCGCTTCAAGGAAGTCTATGCGCAGTATTCGAAGGCGCCTGCTGTGATCCGCGAACGGATGTACCTGGAAACGATGCAGCAAATCTACTCGAACACGACGAAGGTGTTCGTCGACAGCAAGTCGGGCAGCAACGTGCTGTACCTGCCGCTCGACAAGCTCGTCGAGCAGACGCGCCAGCGCGTGGCTGATTCGGCTGCGGCCGGCTCCGCGCCGGCAGCACAGGGTGCACCGGCTGCGCAAAATGCACAGGGCGCGCAAGCGGCGGCGCCGGGCAGCAACACGCCCACGATCATCACGCCGTCCGCCGCGCCTGCCGCGCCCGCCAGCAGCGCAAGCCAGGCGGCTGCCGCAAGCGACGCCTTCCGCTCTCGCGATTCGTTCCGCAGCCGCGGCCGCGAAGACGATCTGCAATAAGGAGCGCGAACATGAACAAAATCGTTGCGCTCATCGTAGCCGTCGTGATCGTGCTGTTCGCAGCGTCGTCGATGGTATTCGTCGTTGATCCGCGCCATATGGCCGTCGTCTCCGCACGCGGCGACGCCGCGCCCACGCTCGCCGGCCCCGGCCTGCACGTGAAGCTGCCGCCGCCGCTACAGACGGTGACATCGGTGGACGCGCGTATCCAGTCGCTCGACGCACCCGACGAAGACCGCTACGCCACGTCCGACAAAACGGATCTGCTGGTGAACCCCATCGTCAAATTCCGCGTGTCGGATCCCGTGAAGCTCGTCACGGAAACGAAGGGCGACGTGCAGAGCCTGCCTGACCGGCTCGCGCTGCTCACGCGCGGCGCGCTCGGCGACGCGTTCGCAAAGTACACACTGACCGATGCGCTCGCGAAGCAGGACGCAATCGCCACCCAGGCGCGCGATGGCATGCAGAAGGGCGCGGCGTCGCTGGGCGTCGACGTCGTCGACGTGCAGTTCACGCGGCTCGATTTCCCGGCTGCGATGGCCGATTCCGTCTACAAGCGCATGATCGCCGCGCGCCAGCAGGTCGCCAACCAGCAGCGTGCGGACGGCGCAGCCGAAGCGGACCGGATCAAGGCGGACGCCGCGCAACAGCAGCAGGCGGTGCTCGCCGACGCCTACAAGCAGGCGCAGTCGATCAAGGGCGACGGCGACGGCAAGGCCGCGTCGATTGCCGCCGACGCTTACAGCCGCGATCCGCAGTTCTATCAGTTCTACCAAAGCATGCAGGCGTACAAGAACAGCTTCAAACCCGGCGACGTGATGGTCGTGGATTCGAGCAACGATTTCTTCCGCTTCATGCGCGGGCCGGACGGCGCAGCAGCCGCCGCCGTTCAATCGTCTTCCGGCGCGTCGACGGGCGCGCGCAAACACTGATAACTGGAACGCCGCGGCATACGGATCGCGGCGGCCTCATCGCATGGACATAGCCGGCTCGTTATTGCTCGCGATCGCACTGATGCTGATCATCGAGGGGATGTTCCCGTTCGTGTTTCCGAGCGCCTGGCGCGACACGTTTCGTAAAATAGCGGAACGCCCGCCGCACCACATCCGGATCGGTGGGCTGATCGTCATGGTGCTCGGGCTGCTGCTGCTGTTGATCGCAACCTGAACGGCCGTCATGCGATGCCGGGCGACACTCACGAGGTGACGTCCGTTTCCGGACACTGCGCGTAGCACGCGCCATGCGCCGTCATGCGAGAAGCGCCGTTCGCGTTGCCGGCCATAACGGCGGCCAGGCACGTCGCCGGCTCGCGGGACCAAGCCGCAAGCGGATGCCAAGATTCCGCGCCGCGCATCACTCCAATTTCCAACGGCGTTTGCCATGACGCCGGATTCACCGTCGTAGGACTGTATCGATGTCGACCTGGTTACTTCCCGAGAATATTGCCGACGTGCTGCCGTCCGAGGCACGCAAGATCGAAGAACTGCGGCGCCGGCTGCTCGACCGCTTTCG
Proteins encoded in this window:
- the hfq gene encoding RNA chaperone Hfq, with product MSNKGQLLQDPFLNALRKEHVPVSIYLVNGIKLQGNIESFDQYVVLLRNTVTQMVYKHAISTVVPARPVNFHPDSESS
- the hflX gene encoding GTPase HflX, with product MTSTNLINAALVGIDFGKIDFEASLEELSLLAQSAGAHPAVTLTGRRSSPDAAMFVGSGKAEELRLACEANDIDIVIFNHALAPAQQRNLERTLNRRVVDRTSLILDIFAQRARSHEGKLQVELAQLQYLATRLIRAWTHLERQKGGIGLRGPGETQLETDRRLIGERIKMLKGRLEKLRRQHGTQRRARARNRTMSVSLVGYTNAGKSTLFNALTKAQAYAADQLFATLDTTSRRVYLGDEVGQIVVSDTVGFIRELPHQLVAAFRATLEETIHADLLLHVVDASSAVRLDQIDQVNDVLREIGADTIRQVLVFNKIDAVPELAARGDAVERDEYGNISRVFLSARTGQGLDTLRAAIAEIATAEHLPESDGLLSEGGPEAAALHQEQRDDAGEDHREDRKIPDTGADPFQLH
- the hflK gene encoding FtsH protease activity modulator HflK produces the protein MNDYNERSIWLRLRGMLSLNDPRWGRGEGNGNGDRQRLNDSKRPPNGKDSEGPPDLDEMWRDFNRRLSRMFGRKGGGGGPRPDNGRGARIGVGIIIGVLIAIYLGSGVFVVQDGQAAVVLRLGQLQGTVGQGVHWRLPYPFESHETVNVGQVRSVEIGRNNVVRLANVKDASMLTHDADIVDVRFAVQYQIRKPTDYLFRSADPDQSVTQAAQAAVREIVGSRSMNDILYQDREAIRAQLTEAIQHSLDESHTGLAVTGVTIQSVQPPDQVQSAFDDAAKARQDRERAKRDAQAYANELLPRTKAEAERMIDDAKTYSDRVVAQAEGDAERFKEVYAQYSKAPAVIRERMYLETMQQIYSNTTKVFVDSKSGSNVLYLPLDKLVEQTRQRVADSAAAGSAPAAQGAPAAQNAQGAQAAAPGSNTPTIITPSAAPAAPASSASQAAAASDAFRSRDSFRSRGREDDLQ
- the hflC gene encoding protease modulator HflC — encoded protein: MNKIVALIVAVVIVLFAASSMVFVVDPRHMAVVSARGDAAPTLAGPGLHVKLPPPLQTVTSVDARIQSLDAPDEDRYATSDKTDLLVNPIVKFRVSDPVKLVTETKGDVQSLPDRLALLTRGALGDAFAKYTLTDALAKQDAIATQARDGMQKGAASLGVDVVDVQFTRLDFPAAMADSVYKRMIAARQQVANQQRADGAAEADRIKADAAQQQQAVLADAYKQAQSIKGDGDGKAASIAADAYSRDPQFYQFYQSMQAYKNSFKPGDVMVVDSSNDFFRFMRGPDGAAAAAVQSSSGASTGARKH
- a CDS encoding DUF2065 domain-containing protein, whose amino-acid sequence is MDIAGSLLLAIALMLIIEGMFPFVFPSAWRDTFRKIAERPPHHIRIGGLIVMVLGLLLLLIAT